The following DNA comes from Amycolatopsis albispora.
CTTCCGGGACGCCGACGTGCTCGGCCTCCCGGCGACCGGGTTCGGCATCGGGCTGGCCGTGCTCGGCGCGGTGGTGTTCGCGGGCGGGCTGGCCTGGCGCGCGGCGAAGCGGCGGCGCCGGATAGCCGCCGGTGAGCCCGAGCCCGCCGGGAACGTGCTCGAACGCGCCCGCGCGCTGCCCCGGCTGCTGCGTGCCCGCCGCGAGGGCTACACCGGGCTGCCGAAGAGCCGGATCGCGCTGTGGGCAGTGGCGCTGGTGTACCTGGTCTCGCCGATCGACCTGGTGCCCGAGCTGCTGCCGGTACTCGGGGTCACCGACGACGCCGGTGTGCTGGTCTGGCTGCTCACCAGCATTTCCGCGGCCTCCGGGGTGTTCCTGCGCTGGGAACGCGACCGCGTGCGCCAGTGAGTCACGCCGACCAGCTCGCCCTCGGCACCACCACCGGGCGGACGCGGTCC
Coding sequences within:
- a CDS encoding YkvA family protein → MSTLLFRDADVLGLPATGFGIGLAVLGAVVFAGGLAWRAAKRRRRIAAGEPEPAGNVLERARALPRLLRARREGYTGLPKSRIALWAVALVYLVSPIDLVPELLPVLGVTDDAGVLVWLLTSISAASGVFLRWERDRVRQ